One window of Cohnella hashimotonis genomic DNA carries:
- the flgC gene encoding flagellar basal body rod protein FlgC: MILGSFDISASALTAQRLRMDVISSNIANAETTRASYVDGKFVPYRRKMVEVAPVDTTFKNMLNDKIDATGAQGVKVTAITDDQTPFKQVYNPTHPDADANGMVNMPNVDVLKEMVDMISATRSYEASVTALNASKSMFSKTLEIGRSS; encoded by the coding sequence ATGATCCTGGGAAGCTTCGATATCAGCGCTTCCGCCTTGACTGCGCAAAGATTGCGCATGGACGTCATCTCGTCGAACATCGCCAATGCGGAAACGACGCGCGCATCTTATGTCGACGGCAAGTTCGTTCCTTACAGACGCAAAATGGTGGAGGTCGCGCCCGTCGACACGACGTTCAAAAATATGTTGAACGACAAAATCGACGCAACCGGCGCCCAAGGCGTGAAGGTCACCGCGATAACGGACGATCAGACGCCGTTCAAGCAAGTCTACAACCCTACGCATCCGGACGCGGACGCCAACGGCATGGTAAACATGCCGAATGTCGACGTGCTTAAGGAAATGGTCGATATGATATCGGCTACCCGCTCCTACGAAGCAAGCGTCACGGCCCTCAACGCAAGCAAATCGATGTTCTCCAAAACGTTGGAGATCGGCAGATCCTCTTAA
- the codY gene encoding GTP-sensing pleiotropic transcriptional regulator CodY — MTLLEKTRTLNALLQKAAGKSLSFREMAEGLRETLTGGVFVVSRRGKILGAALPSYFQEWMLKQEGLERQEEFRFPNETNARFLRIEATAVDVDIETLLAPVDAAFTGMNVTIVPIIGGGDRLGTIVLARESGPFGDDNLILAEYGSTIIGMEILRERAEEAEQESRSKTVVAIAVSSLSFSELEAVDQIFEELEGKEGLLIASKIADRAGITRSVIVNALRKLESAGVIETRSLGMKGTYIRIMNPKLLPELASRKS; from the coding sequence ATGACGCTGTTGGAAAAGACCCGTACGCTAAACGCGCTGCTGCAGAAGGCTGCGGGCAAATCGCTAAGCTTTCGCGAGATGGCGGAAGGCTTGCGGGAGACGCTTACGGGCGGCGTATTCGTCGTCAGCAGGCGCGGGAAAATATTGGGTGCGGCCTTGCCTTCCTATTTTCAGGAATGGATGCTGAAGCAGGAAGGGTTGGAGAGACAGGAGGAGTTCCGCTTCCCGAACGAAACGAACGCAAGGTTCTTGCGCATCGAAGCGACGGCGGTGGATGTGGATATAGAGACGCTTCTCGCGCCTGTCGATGCCGCGTTCACGGGCATGAATGTAACAATTGTGCCAATTATTGGAGGAGGAGACCGATTAGGGACTATAGTCCTTGCCCGCGAAAGCGGTCCATTCGGCGACGATAATCTCATTCTCGCGGAGTATGGTTCCACGATTATCGGCATGGAGATCTTGCGGGAAAGAGCCGAAGAAGCCGAGCAGGAATCTCGGAGCAAGACCGTCGTCGCGATTGCGGTAAGCTCTCTGTCCTTCAGCGAGCTGGAGGCCGTCGATCAAATTTTTGAGGAATTAGAAGGAAAAGAAGGCCTTCTGATTGCCTCGAAGATTGCGGACCGCGCTGGAATCACGCGCTCGGTCATCGTTAACGCGCTGCGTAAGCTGGAAAGCGCAGGCGTCATCGAGACGCGGTCGCTAGGCATGAAAGGGACATATATTCGAATTATGAACCCTAAACTGCTTCCTGAATTAGCTTCCAGAAAATCCTGA
- the fliI gene encoding flagellar protein export ATPase FliI codes for MALDLGKYSEALKHIDPVRVNGKVAQIIGLTVESEGPDAAIGEVCLIYPVRGGSPIEAEVVGFRDNRVLLMPLGELQAIGPGCDVVATGRPLTVQVGSELLGQVLDGLGRPLDGARLPGRMPRYSTQSVPSNPLKRPRVTDPLGTGVRCIDGLLTVGQGQRMGIFAGSGVGKSTLLGMIARNTSADVNVIALIGERGREVLEFIERDLGPEGLERSVVIVATSDQPALIRIKGALIATSIAEYFRDRGMNVMLMMDSVTRYAMALREVGLAIGEPPATRGYTPSVFAALPKLLERAGTGVAGSITAFYTVLVDGDDMNEPIADAVRGILDGHIVLSRHLAHKGHFPAIDVLASISRVMKDIVASEQQEAAEQLKRLLSVYRDSEDLINIGAYQRGTNPQIDKAIQFIDVINDYCRQRTTEKLTLQQAQERLVIDFYKR; via the coding sequence ATGGCGCTTGATCTCGGCAAATACTCCGAGGCATTGAAGCATATCGATCCGGTACGCGTTAACGGGAAAGTGGCGCAGATCATCGGCCTTACCGTCGAATCCGAAGGGCCGGATGCCGCGATCGGCGAAGTGTGTCTCATCTATCCGGTACGCGGAGGCTCTCCGATCGAGGCGGAGGTCGTCGGTTTTCGCGACAATCGCGTTCTATTGATGCCCCTGGGCGAGCTGCAGGCGATCGGCCCGGGATGCGACGTTGTCGCCACCGGCAGGCCGTTGACCGTCCAGGTCGGCTCCGAGCTGCTCGGACAAGTGCTCGACGGGCTGGGCCGACCGCTCGACGGTGCCAGACTGCCCGGCCGGATGCCCAGGTATTCGACCCAGAGCGTGCCCAGTAACCCGCTAAAGCGTCCGCGAGTGACCGATCCGCTGGGTACGGGCGTGCGCTGCATCGACGGCCTGCTGACCGTGGGACAAGGACAACGGATGGGGATATTCGCCGGTTCGGGCGTGGGCAAGAGTACGCTGCTCGGCATGATTGCGCGCAATACGTCGGCGGACGTCAACGTCATTGCCTTGATCGGGGAGCGCGGACGGGAAGTACTCGAGTTCATCGAGCGCGATCTCGGTCCGGAAGGTCTCGAGCGGTCAGTCGTCATCGTCGCGACCTCCGATCAGCCTGCCTTGATCCGTATCAAAGGCGCATTGATCGCAACGTCGATCGCGGAGTATTTCAGGGACCGCGGCATGAATGTCATGCTGATGATGGATTCTGTCACGCGATACGCGATGGCGCTGCGCGAGGTGGGACTCGCCATCGGAGAGCCGCCGGCCACGCGCGGGTATACGCCATCGGTTTTCGCGGCGCTGCCCAAGCTGCTCGAGCGAGCGGGCACGGGCGTCGCGGGATCGATCACCGCGTTTTATACGGTGCTTGTAGACGGCGACGATATGAACGAGCCGATCGCGGACGCCGTGCGCGGCATCCTGGACGGTCACATCGTATTGAGCAGGCATTTGGCCCACAAAGGACATTTTCCGGCCATCGATGTGCTGGCGAGCATCAGCCGCGTCATGAAAGATATCGTAGCAAGCGAGCAGCAGGAAGCGGCCGAGCAGTTGAAGCGCCTGCTATCCGTTTACCGAGACTCTGAGGATCTGATCAATATCGGCGCTTATCAGCGAGGCACGAATCCCCAGATCGATAAAGCGATCCAATTTATCGACGTTATCAACGATTACTGCAGGCAGCGCACGACCGAGAAGCTGACGCTGCAGCAGGCGCAGGAACGGTTGGTCATTGACTTCTACAAGAGATGA
- the fliF gene encoding flagellar basal-body MS-ring/collar protein FliF yields MNERWARFRDRLIGFWNQYSKKQKWILASSAAFILIFIIFISYLLTRTEYELAFQDLDSGDAAAIMEYLNGSGVPYKLGNGGTSISVPSASADKVRVDVGSQGLVQNGSIGFEELSQSSSTIGTTDQEFKVKYRNALNGEVQQLLQGMQGVKKAKVLINLPEESVFLNDSDKELATASVQITFKPGYRPKQEEIDSYYKLVKTSVPNLEYDGITITSTTGDLAPSAKLGGTGAVGGSGLDEQFAIQKQYESSVKANIQQILAKTVGMDNYVVSVVSTLNFDQRSTQLNLVKPLDNNDNKGIIISEQTQSESTTGGTGTAGGVAGTGSTDVPNYPSGGTSGTASSESTSGTTNYEPSRETTNIAYAPYQVKDLAISVAVDSTVMTPEKQTQLEQMLRNNVRILLADSGQSLTDADLANRVSLVSQAFSDESAGSNGVSASSLWLAGIGVAALAVLGGAGYLVYRRRRNAREAEQAALQEQLDAPRAELPTIDIESVTNESQVRKQLEGLAKRKPDEFVNLLRTWLVDE; encoded by the coding sequence GTGAACGAAAGATGGGCCCGCTTCAGAGACAGACTGATCGGCTTTTGGAATCAATACAGCAAAAAGCAAAAGTGGATTTTAGCTTCATCAGCAGCGTTTATTCTCATCTTTATCATTTTTATTTCGTACTTGCTTACGCGTACCGAATACGAGCTGGCTTTCCAGGATCTCGACAGCGGCGACGCGGCAGCCATCATGGAATATTTGAACGGCAGCGGCGTTCCCTACAAGCTCGGCAACGGCGGCACGAGCATTTCCGTCCCAAGCGCGTCCGCGGACAAGGTCAGAGTCGATGTCGGTTCTCAGGGTCTCGTGCAAAACGGAAGCATCGGCTTCGAAGAACTGAGCCAATCTTCCTCGACGATCGGTACGACCGATCAGGAGTTCAAGGTCAAGTATCGCAACGCGCTCAACGGCGAAGTGCAGCAGCTTCTCCAGGGCATGCAGGGCGTCAAGAAGGCGAAGGTGCTGATCAACCTTCCAGAAGAGTCCGTATTCCTGAACGATTCGGACAAGGAACTGGCCACGGCCTCCGTGCAGATCACCTTTAAGCCCGGATACCGGCCGAAGCAGGAAGAGATCGACAGCTACTACAAACTGGTGAAAACGTCGGTCCCTAACCTCGAATATGACGGCATCACCATTACGAGCACGACGGGGGATCTTGCGCCGTCCGCCAAGCTCGGCGGCACGGGAGCGGTAGGCGGCAGCGGGCTCGACGAGCAGTTCGCCATCCAGAAGCAATACGAGAGCAGCGTGAAGGCGAACATTCAGCAAATTCTGGCCAAGACGGTCGGGATGGATAACTACGTCGTGAGCGTCGTATCGACGCTAAACTTCGATCAACGCTCTACGCAGCTTAATCTGGTCAAGCCGCTCGATAACAACGACAACAAGGGCATCATCATCAGCGAGCAGACGCAAAGCGAGTCGACGACGGGCGGCACGGGCACGGCAGGCGGCGTCGCGGGCACCGGTTCGACGGACGTTCCAAACTATCCGTCCGGCGGAACGAGCGGCACGGCCAGCTCGGAAAGTACCAGCGGTACGACGAACTACGAACCGAGCCGGGAAACGACAAACATCGCATACGCGCCATACCAGGTTAAAGACCTTGCAATCAGCGTCGCGGTCGATTCGACCGTCATGACGCCCGAAAAGCAGACACAGCTTGAGCAGATGCTTCGCAACAATGTGCGGATTCTGCTCGCCGATTCCGGACAGTCGCTGACGGACGCTGACCTTGCGAATCGCGTGTCGCTCGTATCTCAGGCGTTTTCGGACGAATCCGCCGGAAGCAATGGCGTATCGGCTTCGTCGCTCTGGCTGGCGGGCATCGGCGTTGCGGCGCTTGCAGTGCTCGGCGGTGCCGGGTATCTCGTATATCGCAGACGTAGAAACGCAAGGGAAGCCGAGCAGGCGGCCTTGCAGGAACAGCTCGACGCCCCTCGCGCAGAACTGCCGACGATCGACATCGAGAGCGTCACGAACGAGAGTCAGGTGCGCAAGCAGCTAGAAGGGCTCGCCAAGCGCAAGCCGGACGAGTTCGTCAATCTATTGCGTACATGGCTGGTGGATGAATAG
- the fliJ gene encoding flagellar export protein FliJ, translated as MVLRFRYPLQKIVDLKGSEKSMAEWEYAASLGRLRSEEEQLDQLRQERGAYEKELSERSSRPTALAELHLLQDYISFLDDRIRQQRQGVRAAEEHVQQRQVFLTDKMVDEKVWQNARSKSLQKYRQEALIREQNELDEIALRRASARR; from the coding sequence ATGGTCTTGCGATTCCGATATCCATTGCAAAAAATCGTAGATCTTAAGGGAAGCGAGAAGTCGATGGCGGAATGGGAATATGCCGCATCGCTAGGACGCCTTAGAAGCGAAGAAGAACAGCTCGACCAGCTTCGTCAGGAGCGCGGCGCATACGAAAAGGAGCTGTCCGAGCGTTCGTCCCGACCGACGGCGCTTGCCGAGCTTCACCTGCTGCAGGATTACATCTCTTTTTTGGACGACAGGATCAGGCAACAAAGACAAGGCGTGCGCGCGGCCGAAGAGCATGTCCAACAGCGTCAGGTTTTCCTCACCGACAAAATGGTGGACGAGAAGGTATGGCAGAACGCACGCTCCAAATCGCTGCAAAAGTACCGTCAGGAAGCGCTCATCCGCGAGCAGAACGAACTGGACGAAATCGCGCTGCGGAGAGCGTCTGCCCGAAGGTAA
- the hslV gene encoding ATP-dependent protease subunit HslV codes for MEATFHATTICAVRHNGKGAIAGDGQVTFGNSMVMKASAKKVRRLYRGQVLAGFAGSVADAITLFEKFEGKLEEHHGNLQRAAVELAKDWRSDRVLRRLEAMLLVVDATGMLLLSGNGEVIEPDDGILAIGSGGSFALSAARALKRHAPQMTAAEIARNSLQIASEICVFTNDNLIVEEI; via the coding sequence ATGGAGGCAACTTTTCACGCCACAACGATCTGCGCCGTCCGTCATAACGGAAAGGGAGCAATCGCAGGAGACGGCCAGGTCACGTTCGGCAACAGCATGGTGATGAAGGCTTCGGCCAAAAAGGTACGCCGGTTGTACCGCGGACAGGTGCTTGCCGGCTTCGCGGGCTCGGTCGCCGACGCGATCACGCTTTTCGAGAAGTTTGAAGGGAAGCTCGAAGAGCATCACGGCAATCTGCAACGCGCGGCCGTAGAGCTCGCTAAGGATTGGCGTTCGGATCGGGTGCTGCGGCGTCTGGAGGCGATGCTTCTCGTCGTCGACGCCACGGGCATGCTGCTGCTGTCCGGGAACGGCGAAGTTATCGAGCCCGACGACGGGATTCTGGCGATCGGTTCCGGCGGCAGCTTCGCCCTGTCCGCCGCGCGGGCTTTGAAGCGTCATGCGCCGCAAATGACTGCTGCGGAGATTGCCCGTAACTCGCTGCAGATCGCTTCCGAAATTTGCGTATTTACGAATGACAATCTCATCGTCGAAGAAATTTGA
- the fliG gene encoding flagellar motor switch protein FliG — translation MAKGTQMQLSGRQKAAILLITLGPEVSAQVFKHLREEEIEQLTLEIANVRKVDHNEKESILSEFHQICVAQEYLTQGGITYAKEILEKALGSQKANDILNRLTATLQVRPFDFARKAEPTQILNFIQNENSQTIALVLSYLQPEQSSAVLSSLPTEKQADVARRIALMDSTSPDVIAQVERVLEQKLSSTVTQDYTNAGGIESIVQILNGVDRGTERTILDSLEIQDPELAEEIKKRMFVFEDIVNLDNRSIQRIIRDVESADLQLALKVASEEVRDAIFRNMSKRMAETFREEMEYMGPVRLRDVEEAQTRIVATIRRLEESGEIIIARGGGDDIIV, via the coding sequence ATGGCTAAAGGAACGCAAATGCAGCTCAGCGGCCGCCAAAAAGCGGCGATCCTGCTTATCACGCTGGGGCCGGAAGTTTCCGCTCAAGTGTTCAAGCATCTGAGAGAGGAAGAGATCGAGCAGCTCACGCTGGAGATTGCCAACGTGCGCAAGGTCGATCATAACGAAAAAGAGTCCATCCTGAGCGAGTTTCACCAGATCTGCGTCGCGCAAGAATATTTGACGCAAGGCGGCATCACGTACGCCAAGGAAATCCTCGAGAAGGCGCTCGGCTCGCAAAAGGCAAACGACATCTTGAACCGGTTGACGGCTACGCTGCAGGTAAGGCCGTTCGACTTTGCCCGCAAGGCCGAGCCGACGCAAATTCTGAACTTTATACAAAACGAAAATTCGCAAACGATCGCCCTCGTGCTTTCGTATCTGCAGCCTGAGCAATCCTCGGCGGTGCTGTCCTCGCTGCCGACGGAGAAGCAAGCGGACGTTGCCAGAAGAATCGCGCTCATGGATAGCACATCGCCCGACGTGATCGCGCAGGTGGAGCGGGTTCTCGAGCAAAAACTGTCTTCCACCGTTACCCAGGATTATACGAACGCCGGCGGCATCGAGTCGATCGTACAGATTTTGAACGGGGTAGACCGCGGCACGGAACGAACGATTCTCGATTCCCTGGAGATTCAGGATCCGGAGCTTGCCGAAGAAATCAAAAAACGCATGTTCGTTTTCGAGGATATCGTCAATCTGGACAATCGTTCGATCCAGCGCATCATCCGCGACGTGGAGAGTGCGGACCTGCAGCTCGCACTCAAGGTGGCGAGCGAGGAAGTGCGGGACGCGATCTTCCGCAACATGTCCAAGCGGATGGCCGAGACGTTCAGGGAGGAAATGGAGTACATGGGACCTGTCCGGCTGCGCGACGTCGAAGAGGCGCAGACGCGCATCGTAGCGACGATTCGCAGACTGGAGGAGTCCGGCGAGATCATCATCGCTCGCGGCGGAGGAGACGATATTATTGTCTAA
- a CDS encoding MgtE protein: MADASAEKNGYSGFERFLFFITPILFTAILLIVLLIIFNPSLREKAQKIGNQIPVINSLVPDVKHAEDPAQQSQVESVNEARQKLAELQALLSQRDAALKASDAKSVTQQKTIAELQEKIAALDKQSSDHQINQDAYQAKIRSLADMYGKMTPGKAAPIMESLTVEEAALVMGAMNDASRGRILEKMTPSVAADITMRLKDSDGVTNQQIAALQARVKELESRSKTASSSLDSTALASTFSSMDAASAAELLLQMSASEQTKTLRILSAMTNNARSSVLAAMSQKDAEKTASLVSKLVPANS; the protein is encoded by the coding sequence GTGGCGGATGCCAGCGCGGAAAAAAACGGCTATTCCGGCTTTGAACGTTTTCTGTTTTTTATAACGCCTATTCTATTTACGGCGATTCTGCTGATTGTTCTTCTGATTATTTTTAATCCGTCTTTGCGAGAGAAGGCGCAGAAGATCGGCAACCAGATACCGGTTATCAATTCGCTCGTACCGGACGTCAAGCACGCGGAGGATCCCGCACAGCAATCGCAGGTCGAGTCGGTGAATGAGGCAAGGCAAAAGCTGGCCGAGCTTCAGGCGCTCCTGTCGCAGCGCGACGCTGCGCTGAAGGCGTCGGACGCTAAAAGCGTAACGCAGCAAAAGACGATCGCGGAGCTGCAGGAAAAGATCGCCGCACTGGACAAGCAGTCGAGCGATCACCAGATCAACCAAGACGCCTATCAGGCTAAAATTCGTTCGCTGGCCGATATGTACGGAAAAATGACTCCTGGCAAGGCTGCTCCGATCATGGAGAGCTTGACGGTGGAAGAGGCCGCGCTCGTTATGGGGGCGATGAACGATGCCTCCAGAGGCCGCATTCTCGAAAAGATGACGCCCTCCGTGGCAGCTGACATCACGATGAGGCTCAAGGATTCCGACGGCGTGACCAACCAGCAGATCGCAGCTCTGCAGGCAAGAGTCAAGGAACTTGAGAGCCGGTCGAAGACGGCTTCGAGTTCGCTCGACAGCACGGCGCTTGCAAGCACCTTTTCATCGATGGACGCAGCCAGCGCGGCGGAGCTCCTGCTGCAAATGTCGGCGTCGGAGCAGACGAAGACGCTGCGCATCCTGAGCGCGATGACGAACAACGCCAGATCGAGCGTACTCGCTGCCATGTCGCAGAAGGATGCGGAAAAGACAGCGTCGCTGGTAAGCAAGCTCGTACCTGCGAATTCTTGA
- the hslU gene encoding ATP-dependent protease ATPase subunit HslU, protein MNDQLTPRQIVAELDKYIVGQKPAKRSVAVALRNRYRRSRLPDELRDEVVPKNILMIGPTGVGKTEIARRLAKLVHAPFIKLEATKFTEVGYVGRDVESMIRDLVETSIRMVKEERTEKVKDKAVRAANERLAALLAPSPAKAKSQRNPLEMLFGGNANAQAEEPDPVDPDLASKRSELLSKLEDGKLENELVEVEVEDQTPSMMDLFSGPGQEQMGQNMQEMLSQFMPKKRKKRKLPLRDARKVLVQEEAGKLIDMDEVISESVRRAEQSGIIFLDEIDKIASNGRGQGPDVSREGVQRDILPIVEGSTVVTKYGPVKTDYILFIAAGAFHVAKPSDLIPELQGRFPIRVELSSLTDEDFVRILTEPENALTKQYAALLRTEGIEVEFTKEAISELANMAQDVNRNTENIGARRLHTLLEKLLEDLSFEAPELQLERLEITPEYVREKLGSIASNRDLSQYIL, encoded by the coding sequence ATGAACGATCAACTCACTCCGCGGCAGATCGTTGCCGAGCTGGATAAGTACATTGTCGGCCAGAAGCCCGCGAAGCGTTCGGTAGCCGTCGCGCTGCGCAACCGGTATCGCCGCAGCAGACTTCCCGACGAGCTGCGAGACGAGGTCGTGCCCAAGAACATTTTAATGATCGGCCCTACCGGCGTCGGCAAGACGGAAATCGCCCGCAGGCTGGCGAAGCTCGTTCACGCACCGTTTATCAAGCTTGAAGCGACGAAGTTCACTGAGGTCGGCTACGTAGGGCGCGATGTCGAATCGATGATTCGGGATCTCGTCGAAACCTCGATCCGCATGGTGAAGGAAGAGCGGACGGAAAAGGTGAAGGACAAGGCTGTCCGCGCCGCAAACGAGCGCCTGGCAGCGCTGCTCGCGCCTTCCCCGGCCAAGGCCAAATCGCAGCGTAATCCGCTGGAAATGTTGTTTGGCGGCAATGCGAACGCGCAAGCGGAGGAGCCGGATCCGGTCGATCCCGATCTTGCATCCAAACGTTCCGAGCTTTTATCCAAGCTCGAGGACGGCAAACTGGAAAACGAGCTGGTCGAAGTCGAAGTGGAAGACCAAACGCCTTCGATGATGGATCTGTTTTCAGGGCCGGGACAAGAGCAAATGGGTCAAAACATGCAGGAAATGCTGAGCCAGTTCATGCCTAAAAAGCGTAAAAAGCGCAAGCTGCCCTTAAGGGACGCACGGAAGGTGCTCGTACAGGAAGAGGCGGGCAAGCTGATCGATATGGACGAGGTCATATCCGAATCGGTTCGCCGAGCGGAGCAGTCCGGCATTATCTTTCTTGATGAAATCGATAAAATCGCAAGCAACGGCCGGGGCCAGGGGCCGGACGTGTCGCGGGAAGGTGTGCAGCGGGATATTTTGCCGATCGTAGAGGGCTCGACCGTCGTGACGAAGTATGGCCCCGTTAAAACGGATTATATATTGTTCATCGCAGCCGGCGCTTTTCACGTCGCAAAGCCGTCCGACCTCATACCGGAGCTCCAAGGCCGCTTCCCGATTCGCGTCGAGCTCAGCAGCTTGACGGACGAAGATTTCGTCCGGATCTTGACGGAGCCGGAAAATGCGTTGACGAAGCAGTATGCTGCGCTGCTGCGTACCGAAGGCATCGAAGTCGAATTCACCAAAGAAGCCATCTCGGAGCTCGCGAACATGGCGCAGGACGTGAACCGCAATACCGAGAATATCGGGGCGCGCCGCCTCCATACGCTGCTCGAAAAGCTGCTGGAGGATTTGTCGTTCGAAGCGCCCGAACTGCAGCTCGAACGGCTGGAAATTACGCCGGAGTACGTACGCGAGAAGCTCGGCTCGATTGCCAGCAACCGAGATTTAAGCCAATATATTTTGTAA
- a CDS encoding FliH/SctL family protein, with the protein MSNLIKSSQVISVDELKRLEQIRFIAQQSKTYGGEPAAEDEPDEETLELKDRILEDAEETARQILQNAAEQASQLQADAETQTAAWWEARRAEDAEYVEEAKRAGYEEGFASGSEQAEHQTMARLEQMLQEAQRVVTQAYEAKARIISEAERFVVELSCEIAGKIVRGTLNSAPETALDLMKQALARRKEQGTITLCVAPEQFEFVEAAKDELALSVDSQAELQIVPDPTVRGGGCVIRSAYGSIDARVDTQLESIREELLQIAAHSSDEGATADGA; encoded by the coding sequence TTGTCTAATCTGATCAAATCCTCGCAGGTCATTTCGGTAGACGAGCTTAAGCGGCTGGAGCAGATTCGCTTTATTGCGCAGCAGTCCAAGACGTACGGCGGGGAACCGGCGGCCGAAGACGAGCCCGACGAAGAGACGCTGGAGCTAAAGGACCGGATCCTGGAGGATGCCGAAGAGACGGCGCGGCAGATTCTTCAAAACGCGGCCGAGCAGGCGAGTCAGCTCCAGGCGGATGCAGAGACGCAGACGGCGGCATGGTGGGAAGCCCGCAGGGCGGAAGATGCCGAATATGTCGAAGAGGCCAAGCGCGCCGGCTACGAGGAAGGCTTTGCAAGCGGCAGCGAGCAGGCGGAGCATCAGACGATGGCCCGGCTGGAGCAGATGCTGCAGGAGGCTCAGCGTGTCGTAACGCAAGCCTACGAGGCCAAGGCGAGGATTATATCCGAAGCGGAACGTTTCGTCGTCGAGCTCAGCTGCGAGATCGCCGGCAAAATCGTGCGAGGCACGCTGAATAGCGCGCCTGAAACGGCGCTGGATCTCATGAAGCAAGCGCTGGCACGGCGCAAGGAGCAGGGGACGATTACGCTGTGCGTCGCGCCGGAGCAATTCGAATTCGTCGAGGCCGCCAAGGACGAACTCGCGCTCTCCGTCGATTCGCAGGCGGAGCTTCAGATCGTCCCGGATCCGACGGTGCGAGGCGGCGGCTGCGTGATCCGCTCCGCCTATGGCAGCATCGATGCGCGCGTCGATACGCAGCTGGAGTCGATACGCGAAGAGTTGCTGCAGATCGCGGCACATTCCTCGGACGAAGGAGCGACAGCGGATGGCGCTTGA
- the fliE gene encoding flagellar hook-basal body complex protein FliE gives MIINNLLGASGISAASMSQLHNAQAGTTPSEATASFADFLKKAVDSVAAQEQNSHAVTDQFLVGNADVSDVMIASTKAELSLEMTAQVRNKVVEAYQEVMRMQM, from the coding sequence ATGATTATCAATAATCTTTTGGGCGCCTCCGGCATATCCGCCGCGTCGATGTCCCAGCTTCACAACGCGCAGGCTGGAACGACGCCTTCCGAGGCGACTGCGAGCTTTGCGGACTTCCTCAAAAAAGCCGTAGACAGCGTCGCGGCCCAAGAGCAAAATTCTCATGCTGTGACGGACCAATTTCTAGTGGGGAATGCGGATGTGAGCGACGTCATGATCGCTTCTACAAAAGCCGAACTCAGTCTCGAGATGACCGCCCAGGTTCGCAATAAAGTGGTCGAGGCCTACCAAGAAGTCATGCGGATGCAGATGTAA
- the flgB gene encoding flagellar basal body rod protein FlgB, translating to MDLLSGVSYQRLEGALHAASLRQSVLQNNVANVDTPDFKRSDVQFEQLLSQAMNGGHSTLIGKRTDARHIAIGASGSIPDAQVLTDKTTVFNNSGNNVDIDSEMTKLAENQLRYNLYIQQLNHDVKMMRTGMGK from the coding sequence ATGGATTTGCTGAGCGGCGTCAGCTACCAGCGGCTCGAAGGCGCATTGCACGCGGCTTCGTTAAGGCAGAGCGTTCTGCAAAACAATGTGGCCAATGTCGATACGCCTGATTTTAAAAGATCGGACGTTCAATTCGAGCAGTTGCTCAGTCAGGCGATGAACGGCGGCCATTCGACATTAATCGGGAAACGGACGGACGCGAGGCATATCGCGATCGGCGCTTCGGGCTCGATTCCGGATGCGCAAGTGTTGACGGACAAGACAACGGTGTTTAACAACAGCGGCAACAACGTGGATATCGACAGCGAGATGACAAAGCTTGCCGAAAACCAATTGCGCTATAACTTATATATTCAACAACTGAATCACGACGTGAAGATGATGCGTACAGGCATGGGTAAATAA